The following coding sequences are from one Gossypium raimondii isolate GPD5lz chromosome 4, ASM2569854v1, whole genome shotgun sequence window:
- the LOC105779100 gene encoding uncharacterized protein LOC105779100: protein MATTNSAASDSVELNGSVFTADRVVNSFPRHEVVKLDEGTFLQWKQQVRFIVNGYDLFAFLDGSVSAPPRFVQASDGALVLNSAASVFTQQDNLITSWLLSTISSTIISSFMDVQSASEVWSTALAMFAADTDLRQERPRHELHSLKKGSLSIREYVAKLKSLCAHLEASGTFVSVVERTAVMLAGLPSEFEGVVSSVSLSTTPLPFQWLVDALIECENRHVPSDQEAVYSANLVEDSSVSVTDGAMR, encoded by the coding sequence ATGGCCACGACAAATTCTGCTGCCTCTGACTCCGTTGAGTTGAATGGCTCAGTCTTCACTGCTGATCGGGTGGTGAACTCGTTTCCTCGGCATGAGGTCGTGAAGCTTGATGAAGGGACGTTTCTCCAGTGGAAGCAACAGGTTCGTTTTATTGTGAATGGATATGATTTGTTTGCCTTTCTGGATGGATCTGTGTCTGCGCCGCCGAGATTTGTACAAGCATCGGACGGTGCTCTTGTACTTAATTCGGCGGCCTCTGTGTTTACTCAACAGGACAATCTTATTACTTCGTGGCTTCTTTCTACGATAAGCTCGACCATTATATCCTCTTTTATGGATGTGCAATCGGCATCTGAGGTGTGGTCTACGGCATTGGCAATGTTCGCCGCCGATACGGATCTACGGCAAGAAAGGCCGCGTCATGAACTTCACTCCCTCAAGAAAGGGAGTTTGTCGATCCGGGAGTATGTTGCCAAGCTAAAGAGTCTATGTGCGCATCTAGAAGCGTCTGGAACATTTGTATCTGTGGTGGAACGAACGGCGGTGATGCTTGCGGGTCTTCCGTCCGAGTTCGAAGGAGTGGTCTCCTCCGTGTCGTTGTCCACGACTCCTCTTCCATTTCAGTGGTTGGTGGATGCTTTGATTGAATGTGAAAATCGACATGTTCCGTCGGATCAGGAAGCCGTGTATAGTGCAAATCTGGTGGAAGATTCATCGGTCTCGGTCACGGATGGCGCGATGCGCTGA
- the LOC105779971 gene encoding protein THYLAKOID FORMATION1, chloroplastic — MAAVSSLSFPAIGQTSGDRKLNVPSARYLASNFEGFRFRTSLLYQSVGLRASTTASPSVFYCMSTATDTPTVSETKSSFLKAYKRPIPSVYNTVLQELIVQQHLMRYKKTYRYDAVFALGFVTVYDQLMEGYPSDEDRDAIFQAYINALKEDPQQYRADAQKLEEWARAQTSSSLVEFSSRDGEVEAILKDIAERAGSKGSFSYSRFFAIGLFRLLELANATEPTVLEKLCAALNIDKRSVDRDLDVYRNLLSKLVQAKELLKEYVDREKKKREERSESPKANEAVKKCLGEYQYLSQ, encoded by the exons ATGGCGGCCGTCAGTTCCCTGTCTTTCCCGGCAATCGGCCAAACTTCCGGCGACAGAAAACTTAATGTCCCATCGGCTCGTTACTTGGCTTCCAATTTCGAAGGATTCCGTTTCCGTACAAGCCTTTTATATCAGTCCGTTGGACTTCGAGCTTCCACTACTGCTTCTCCTTCCGTTTTTTACTGCATGTCTACTGCTACTG ATACCCCGACTGTTTCTGAAACGAAGTCGAGCTTTTTAAAAGCGTATAAGCGTCCCATTCCCAGTGTGTACAACACGGTTTTGCAAGAGCTGATTGTGCAGCAACATTTGATGAGGTACAAGAAGACGTATCGATACGATGCCGTTTTCGCCCTTGGTTTCGTTACTGTCTATGATCAGTTGATGGAAGGATACCCGAGTGATGAGGATCGAGATGCCATCTTCCAAGCTTATATTAACGCCTTAAAAGAGGACCCTCAACAGTATAG AGCTGATGCGCAGAAATTGGAAGAATGGGCGCGAGCTCAGACTTCTAGTTCGCTAGTCGAGTTTTCATCTAGAGATGGAGAGGTTGAAGCGATACTTAAAGACATTGCAGAAAGAGCTGGTAGTAAAGGGAGTTTCAGTTATAGCCGTTTCTTTGCTATTGGGTTGTTTCGTCTTCTTGAGCTTGCCAATGCAACTGAACCTACGGTGTTGGAAAAG CTCTGTGCAGCCTTAAATATCGACAAACGAAGTGTGGATCGTGATCTTGATGTGTATAGGAATTTGCTTTCCAAGCTGGTTCAAGCTAAAGAGTTGCTCAAGGAGTATGTCGATAG ggagaagaagaaaagagaagaaagatcGGAATCACCCAAAGCCAATGAAGCCGTTAAGAAATGTTTGGGCGAATACCAATACCTAAGCCAGTAA